In Etheostoma spectabile isolate EspeVRDwgs_2016 chromosome 20, UIUC_Espe_1.0, whole genome shotgun sequence, the following are encoded in one genomic region:
- the LOC116670471 gene encoding signal-induced proliferation-associated 1-like protein 1 isoform X4: MTSLKQPPMERTVGGSIPATDEFYTRHLRMVNGGAVPTRTDNVHATVSTGVPKMGVRARVADWPPRKDIAGVVWHSATEPENSIVPSAGKSHIKLGSVMSPQDSSMLRNIHNTLKNRTQTQANNYSPDTRYLAPGDYKGPAHRNPRQRRIRQRSNSDMTISEMEGSGDSGEDWGPALGAKWSPLHREYGSTSSIDQHGASGESFFEMLRGYQGDKVDQRSPAPDKLEDMLNVGPKQASIDLQEDVVDSPPPKARDKLPKRRTKSETGGESIFRKLRNVRGESDSPRTGSDVEDNRTEDMGPPFKPWVCQKGFAHYDVQSMLFDLNEVTQLRQIAGKRKNTTTGASAAAVASATSTLSSTHSLPYSSPSGSQEELSSRDSPGLDAWDEQSNEMLLSCPCFRNEIGADGNGRRRLGVGGAGYHGLVGGRAGNSGSEALSGEGNLYETSVSMHCTNAGVAVLEGPKEGPSTLSEKGKQYIVEHVDLGAYYYRKFFYLREHWNYFGMDELLGPVAVSLRREKLEEDKEHGQQYNYRLIFRTSELTTLRGSILEDAVPSTSKHGTTRGLPIKEVLEYLLPELDMSCLRLALNTPKVTEQLMKLDEQGLSFQVKVGVMYCRAGQSTEEEMYNNEIAGPALEEFLQLLGEKVRLKGFTKYRAQLDTKTDSTGTHSLYTTYKDYEIMFHVSTLLPYTPNNKQQLLRKRHIGNDIVTIVFQEPGAHPFTPKAVRSHFQHVFIIVRVHDPCSDNTCYSVAVTRSQDVPSFGPPIPKGVTFPKSTVFRDFLLGKVINAENAAHKSDKFGAMATRTRQEYLRDLAERHVTNTPVEPSGKFPFISLAHKRREKVRPYSGAELRSLGAVTWQVHAEDQVAGAERECLLAISNDFIILLDQEAKAVVFNCATRDVIGWSTGSPASMKIYYERGESVSLRSINNNTEDFGEVVKRLELLTKGSQTAEMTLRRNALGQLGFHVNFEGIVAEVEPYGYAWQAGLRQGSRLVEICKVSVASLTHEQMIDLLRTSVTVKVVIIPPHEDSTPRRGCSEIYHMPLVDYKNHKEGMPYELKFPFRPTNNNNTKWPRTSSSPQTRAAGTVGTLIKAPPSDFNDRNSAVIPRSVSSDGRPLNPKRYSPGNDNYALACSIVMGRTLHNTNSPSSLPYTDAMSSNQWRQKSMPDGFNNNTSRSPVSSMRHVAGEGVNGMKTCSSTGVGWIRTGEGDKTSADTVVSKAVIPRLQPPEQGSQMSPNKSTKPDAPYSSSQSSSNTLSSNASSSAHSDEKWYEVGSRSAVRSDLELNGYLQGTSTDSGIDATSFTATQSSTASSTGAFSAKDKIPWQDDPACSQRASDSSPPTPDSLVAIGGSEITAKSPSAFPLVPDSGSYSLSDAASHSSTLSSGLSGSPMDQGQDEAAAAATSPTSPGTKSFYPRQGATSKYLIGWRKPGGTVNSVEFGSTRKRHQSDGLLGGQPQLRANLRGSQSPQRHTAKSSLEEDLKKLITLDSPPPTTSEEKPMFPGPLATRRSLQRTLSDESIYSRQREPSSSGQRDTPTDLLFSCSTVPRSPTNRHGPSRRASHKSLGDLSAPESLEQEQERKRQQLQDAVLMPLPDTGADGPLDWAHLVDAAKAFEEQRLVFLAAQEESSVAESAAATSPQQAEPQAAPLRQPSPGEIPACLMGKVSQLESMVKALQEDLKKEKDAKASLQAQIQSLREDNQRLLEESYSASAKLKKFTEI, encoded by the exons ATGACCAGCCTGAAGCAACCACCCATGGAACGCACCGTTGGGGGTTCCATCCCCGCCACTGATGAGTTTTACACCCGCCACCTCCGTATGGTCAATGGAGGTGCTGTGCCAACCCGCACGGACAATGTCCATGCCACTGTGAGTACAGGAGTGCCTAAAATGGGTGTCCGGGCTCGAGTGGCTGACTGGCCACCAAGGAAAGACATTGCAGGGGTTGTGTGGCACTCAGCTACAGAGCCTGAGAACTCTATTGTGCCCTCTGCTGGAAAAAGTCACATTAAGTTAGGGTCCGTAATGAGCCCTCAAGACTCGTCAATGCTGCGTAACATTCACAATACTTTGAAGAATCGAACCCAGACCCAGGCCAACAACTACAGCCCTGACACTCGATACCTAGCCCCAGGAGACTATAAAGGCCCTGCGCATAGAAACCCACGGCAAAGACGCATCCGTCAGCGGAGCAACAGTGACATGACTATTAGTGAGATGGAAGGCAGTGGAGACAGTGGAGAGGACTGGGGTCCAGCATTGGGAGCCAAATGGTCCCCTCTTCATCGTGAATACGGTAGCACCTCCTCAATAGATCAGCATGGAGCATCTGGAGAGAGCTTCTTTGAAATGCTCAGGGGCTATCAAGGGGACAAAGTTGACCAGCGTAGCCCTGCTCCAGATAAACTGGAGGACATGCTGAATGTTGGGCCCAAGCAGGCCAGCATTGATCTTCAGGAGGATGTCGTAGACAGCCCGCCTCCTAAAGCCAGAGATAAGCTCCCAAAGAGACGAACTAAATCTGAGACAGGGGGTGAGTCGATATTCCGCAAACTTCGGAACGTGCGGGGTGAGTCGGACTCCCCAAGAACGGGGTCTGACGTAGAGGACAACCGGACAGAAGACATGGGCCCCCCTTTCAAGCCCTGGGTGTGTCAGAAAGGCTTTGCCCACTATGACGTTCAAAGCATGCTGTTTGACCTCAACGAAGTTACTCAATTGCGGCAGATTGCAGGCAAGAGGAAAAACACCACCACAGGGGCATCTGCCGCTGCTGTAGCCTCGGCTACCTCCACTCTCTCGTCCACACACAGCCTGCCTTACAGCTCCCCGAGTGGCAGCCAGGAAGAGCTCAGTTCTAGGGACAGTCCTGGTCTGGATGCCTGGGATGAACAGAGCAATGAAATGCTGCTAAGTTGCCCCTGCTTCCGCAACGAGATAGGTGCTGATGGCAATGGGAGGCGCAGATTGGGAGTAGGTGGGGCAGGGTATCATGGGCTTGTGGGTGGTAGAGCAGGTAATAGTGGCTCAGAAGCACTGAGTGGGGAAGGAAACTTGTATGAAACATCTGTGAGCATGCACTGCACAAATGCTGGAGTAGCAGTGCTTGAGGGACCAAAGGAAGGTCCCAGCACGCTCAGCGAAAAAGGCAAACAATACATTGTGGAGCATGTGGACCTGGGAGCCTACTACTATAGGAAGTTCTTCTACCTTAGGG AGCACTGGAACTATTTTGGGATGGACGAGTTACTGGGTCCAGTGGCTGTGAGCCTGCGCAGGGAGAAGCTGGAGGAGGACAAGGAGCACGGCCAGCAGTATAACTACCGTCTTATCTTCAGAACCAGCGAG CTTACCACTCTTCGAGGTTCTATCCTGGAGGATGCAGTGCCTTCCACCTCTAAGCATGGCACCACCCGGGGGCTACCTATCAAGGAGGTACTGGAGTACCTTCTCCCTGAGCTGGATATGTCCTGCCTCAGACTGGCCCTCAACACACCCAAAGTCACTGAGCAGCTGATGAAACTGGATGAACAAGGG CTGAGTTTTCAGGTGAAGGTGGGGGTGATGTATTGCCGAGCGGGCCAGAGCACAGAGGAGGAGATGTACAACAACGAGATAGCCGGTCCTGCCCTGGAAGAGTTCCTCCAACTGTTGGGGGAGAAGGTTCGCCTCAAGGGCTTCACCAAGTACAGAGCCCAGCTGGACACCAAAA CGGATTCCACGGGTACGCACTCCCTGTACACAACTTACAAGGACTATGAGATCATGTTTCATGTGTCAACTCTACTGCCTTACACACccaacaacaaacagcag TTACTGAGGAAACGACACATAGGGAACGACATTGTGACCATCGTGTTCCAGGAGCCTGGTGCTCACCCCTTCACCCCGAAGGCCGTTCGCTCTCACTTTCAACATGTCTTCATCATTGTACGGGTGCACGATCCCTGCTCTGACAACACATGCTACAG TGTGGCTGTCACCCGTTCCCAGGACGTTCCTTCCTTTGGCCCACCAATCCCCAAGGGGGTGACCTTCCCCAAGTCCACTGTCTTCAGGGACTTTCTGTTGGGCAAAGTCATCAACGCTGAGAACGCAGCCCACAAGTCAGATAAGTTTGGTGCCATGGCAACACGCACACGGCAGGAATATCTTCGAGACTTAGCAGAGCGTCACGTGACCAACACTCCTGTAGAACCCTCTGGGAAGTTCCCCTTTATCTCTCTGGCACACAAACGACGGGAGAAGGTGCGTCCATACAGTGGGGCGGAACTACGGAGCCTCGGGGCCGTGACCTGGCAGGTTCATGCTGAAGATCAAGTAGCTGGTGCTGAACGTGAATGCCTGTTGGCCATTTCAAATGACTTCATCATCCTATTGGATCAGGAGGCCAAAGCGGTGGTGTTTAACTGTGCCACACGTGATGTGATTGGTTGGTCAACTGGGAGTCCCGCCTCCATGAAGATCTACTATGAGCGTGGAGAGAGTGTATCTCTGCGCTCCATCAATAACAACACAGAAGACTTTGGAGAGGTTGTCAAGAGACTGGAG CTGTTGACCAAGGGCAGTCAGACCGCAGAGATGACGTTGCGCCGTAACGCCTTGGGCCAACTGGGCTTTCAtgtcaactttgagggcatTGTTGCTGAGGTGGAGCCCTATGGCTATGCTTGGCAGGCTGGGCTCAGGCAGGGCAGCCGATTGGTGGAGATTTGCAAGGTGTCGGTGGCTTCGCTGACTCACGAGCAGATGATCGACCTGCTCAGAACCTCTGTTACTGTCAAGGTGGTCATCATCCCTCCACATGAAGACTCCACACCACGCAG AGGCTGCTCCGAAATCTACCACATGCCACTAGTGGATTACAAGAACCACAAGGAAGGCATGCCCTATGAGTTAAAGTTCCCTTTCCGTCCCAccaacaacaataacaccaaATGGCCACGCACCTCATCCAGCCCTCAAACACGCGCTGCTGGCACAGTAGGAACGCTGATCAAGGCCCCACCTTCAGACTTCAATGACCGTAACTCTGCTGTTATTCCCCGAAGTGTGTCCAGCGACGGGCGGCCCCTCAACCCCAAAAG ATATTCCCCAGGGAACGACAACTACGCTCTCGCCTGCTCTATTGTGATGGGTCGCACACTGCACAACACAAACTCCCCTTCCAGTCTCCCCTACACAGACGCAATGAGCTCCAACCAATGGAGGCAGAAATCTATGCCTGATGG GTTTAATAACAACACCTCCCGGTCCCCTGTGTCATCTATGCGGCACGTGGCAGGTGAAGGGGTCAATGGGATGAAAACGTGTTCTAGCACTGGTGTTGGATGGATCCGAACTGGGGAGGGGGACAAAACCAGTGCAG ACACTGTGGTTTCCAAGGCAGTAATTCCTCGACTCCAACCGCCAGAGCAGGGCAGCCAAATGTCTCCTAACAAAAGCACTAAG CCGGATGCTCCGTATTCATCCAGCCAGTCTAGCAGCAACACACTCTCGAGCAACGCCTCCAGCTCCGCCCACAGCGACGAGAAGTGGTACGAAGTCGGCTCACGTTCAGCAGTGCGGAGCGATCTCGAACTCAACGGATATCTTCAGGGTACCTCCACTGACAGCGGCATCGATGCAACTTCCTTCACTGCCACACAAAGCAGCACAGCTTCCTCCACTGGTGCCTTCAGTGCCAAAGACAAAATCCCATGGCAGGATGACCCAGCATGCAGCCAGAGGGCCTCCGACTCTTCACCTCCGACACCAGACTCTCTCGTTGCCATTGGAGGCAGTGAGATTACAGCAAAGAGTCCATCAGCCTTTCCCCTCGTTCCTGATAGTGGCTCCTACAGCCTCAGTGATGCTGCCTCCCACTCCAG CACACTCAGTTCTGGCCTCTCAGGGAGTCCGATGGATCAGGGGCAAGACGAGGCAGCGGCTGCAGCCACTTCACCCACATCACCAGGGACCAAGAGTTTCTATCCTCGTCAAGGAGCGACTTCGAAGTACTTGATTGGCTGGAGAAAACCTGGGGGAACCGTCAACTCTGtggaatttggaagcactcgcAA ACGGCACCAGAGTGATGGTCTGCTGGGTGGTCAGCCGCAGCTCAGAGCCAATCTCCGGGGTTCCCAGTCGCCCCAGAGGCACACTGCCAAGTCCAGCTTGGAAGAGGATTTGAAGAAGCTCATCACACTTGACAGCCCTCCACCCACTACAAGTGAAGAGAAG CCAATGTTTCCGGGTCCGCTAGCGACTCGTCGCTCCCTCCAGAGAACCCTGTCAGATGAGAGTATTTACAGCAGGCAGAGAGAGCCATCCTCTAGTGGACAGCGTGACACGCCAACTGACCTTCTGTTCAGCTGCTCCACCGTGCCACGCTCTCCCACCAATCGCCATGGACCAAGCCGGCGAGCATCACACAAATCCCTGG GAGACTTGTCAGCCCCAGAGAGCTTAGAGCAGgagcaggagaggaagaggcagCAGCTGCAGGACGCTGTCCTCATGCCGCTGCCTGACACTGGGGCAGATGGCCCGCTGGACTGGGCCCACCTGGTAGATGCTGCCAAGGCCTTCGAGG AGCAGAGGCTGGTCTTCCTAGCAGCCCAAGAGGAGAGCTCTGTGGCTGAGAGTGCAGCAGCCACCAGTCCCCAGCAGGCTGAGCCTCAGGCAGCCCCGCTGAGACAGCCCTCACCTGG AGAGATTCCGGCCTGCCTGATGGGGAAGGTCAGCCAGCTAGAGTCAATGGTGAAGGCACTGCAGGAGGACTTGAAGAAG GAGAAGGATGCCAAGGCATCACTGCAGGCTCAGATCCAGAGCTTGCGGGAGGACAACCAGCGTCTCCTGGAGGAGTCCTACAGCGCCTCAGCCAAGCTCAAGAAGTTCACAGA
- the LOC116670471 gene encoding signal-induced proliferation-associated 1-like protein 1 isoform X3 yields the protein MTSLKQPPMERTVGGSIPATDEFYTRHLRMVNGGAVPTRTDNVHATVSTGVPKMGVRARVADWPPRKDIAGVVWHSATEPENSIVPSAGKSHIKLGSVMSPQDSSMLRNIHNTLKNRTQTQANNYSPDTRYLAPGDYKGPAHRNPRQRRIRQRSNSDMTISEMEGSGDSGEDWGPALGAKWSPLHREYGSTSSIDQHGASGESFFEMLRGYQGDKVDQRSPAPDKLEDMLNVGPKQASIDLQEDVVDSPPPKARDKLPKRRTKSETGGESIFRKLRNVRGESDSPRTGSDVEDNRTEDMGPPFKPWVCQKGFAHYDVQSMLFDLNEVTQLRQIAGKRKNTTTGASAAAVASATSTLSSTHSLPYSSPSGSQEELSSRDSPGLDAWDEQSNEMLLSCPCFRNEIGADGNGRRRLGVGGAGYHGLVGGRAGNSGSEALSGEGNLYETSVSMHCTNAGVAVLEGPKEGPSTLSEKGKQYIVEHVDLGAYYYRKFFYLREHWNYFGMDELLGPVAVSLRREKLEEDKEHGQQYNYRLIFRTSELTTLRGSILEDAVPSTSKHGTTRGLPIKEVLEYLLPELDMSCLRLALNTPKVTEQLMKLDEQGLSFQVKVGVMYCRAGQSTEEEMYNNEIAGPALEEFLQLLGEKVRLKGFTKYRAQLDTKTDSTGTHSLYTTYKDYEIMFHVSTLLPYTPNNKQQLLRKRHIGNDIVTIVFQEPGAHPFTPKAVRSHFQHVFIIVRVHDPCSDNTCYSVAVTRSQDVPSFGPPIPKGVTFPKSTVFRDFLLGKVINAENAAHKSDKFGAMATRTRQEYLRDLAERHVTNTPVEPSGKFPFISLAHKRREKVRPYSGAELRSLGAVTWQVHAEDQVAGAERECLLAISNDFIILLDQEAKAVVFNCATRDVIGWSTGSPASMKIYYERGESVSLRSINNNTEDFGEVVKRLELLTKGSQTAEMTLRRNALGQLGFHVNFEGIVAEVEPYGYAWQAGLRQGSRLVEICKVSVASLTHEQMIDLLRTSVTVKVVIIPPHEDSTPRRGCSEIYHMPLVDYKNHKEGMPYELKFPFRPTNNNNTKWPRTSSSPQTRAAGTVGTLIKAPPSDFNDRNSAVIPRSVSSDGRPLNPKRYSPGNDNYALACSIVMGRTLHNTNSPSSLPYTDAMSSNQWRQKSMPDGFNNNTSRSPVSSMRHVAGEGVNGMKTCSSTGVGWIRTGEGDKTSADTVVSKAVIPRLQPPEQGSQMSPNKSTKPDAPYSSSQSSSNTLSSNASSSAHSDEKWYEVGSRSAVRSDLELNGYLQGTSTDSGIDATSFTATQSSTASSTGAFSAKDKIPWQDDPACSQRASDSSPPTPDSLVAIGGSEITAKSPSAFPLVPDSGSYSLSDAASHSSTLSSGLSGSPMDQGQDEAAAAATSPTSPGTKSFYPRQGATSKYLIGWRKPGGTVNSVEFGSTRKRHQSDGLLGGQPQLRANLRGSQSPQRHTAKSSLEEDLKKLITLDSPPPTTSEEKPMFPGPLATRRSLQRTLSDESIYSRQREPSSSGQRDTPTDLLFSCSTVPRSPTNRHGPSRRASHKSLGDLSAPESLEQEQERKRQQLQDAVLMPLPDTGADGPLDWAHLVDAAKAFEEQRLVFLAAQEESSVAESAAATSPQQAEPQAAPLRQPSPGEIPACLMGKVSQLESMVKALQEDLKKEKDAKASLQAQIQSLREDNQRLLEESYSASAKLKKFTDSRCG from the exons ATGACCAGCCTGAAGCAACCACCCATGGAACGCACCGTTGGGGGTTCCATCCCCGCCACTGATGAGTTTTACACCCGCCACCTCCGTATGGTCAATGGAGGTGCTGTGCCAACCCGCACGGACAATGTCCATGCCACTGTGAGTACAGGAGTGCCTAAAATGGGTGTCCGGGCTCGAGTGGCTGACTGGCCACCAAGGAAAGACATTGCAGGGGTTGTGTGGCACTCAGCTACAGAGCCTGAGAACTCTATTGTGCCCTCTGCTGGAAAAAGTCACATTAAGTTAGGGTCCGTAATGAGCCCTCAAGACTCGTCAATGCTGCGTAACATTCACAATACTTTGAAGAATCGAACCCAGACCCAGGCCAACAACTACAGCCCTGACACTCGATACCTAGCCCCAGGAGACTATAAAGGCCCTGCGCATAGAAACCCACGGCAAAGACGCATCCGTCAGCGGAGCAACAGTGACATGACTATTAGTGAGATGGAAGGCAGTGGAGACAGTGGAGAGGACTGGGGTCCAGCATTGGGAGCCAAATGGTCCCCTCTTCATCGTGAATACGGTAGCACCTCCTCAATAGATCAGCATGGAGCATCTGGAGAGAGCTTCTTTGAAATGCTCAGGGGCTATCAAGGGGACAAAGTTGACCAGCGTAGCCCTGCTCCAGATAAACTGGAGGACATGCTGAATGTTGGGCCCAAGCAGGCCAGCATTGATCTTCAGGAGGATGTCGTAGACAGCCCGCCTCCTAAAGCCAGAGATAAGCTCCCAAAGAGACGAACTAAATCTGAGACAGGGGGTGAGTCGATATTCCGCAAACTTCGGAACGTGCGGGGTGAGTCGGACTCCCCAAGAACGGGGTCTGACGTAGAGGACAACCGGACAGAAGACATGGGCCCCCCTTTCAAGCCCTGGGTGTGTCAGAAAGGCTTTGCCCACTATGACGTTCAAAGCATGCTGTTTGACCTCAACGAAGTTACTCAATTGCGGCAGATTGCAGGCAAGAGGAAAAACACCACCACAGGGGCATCTGCCGCTGCTGTAGCCTCGGCTACCTCCACTCTCTCGTCCACACACAGCCTGCCTTACAGCTCCCCGAGTGGCAGCCAGGAAGAGCTCAGTTCTAGGGACAGTCCTGGTCTGGATGCCTGGGATGAACAGAGCAATGAAATGCTGCTAAGTTGCCCCTGCTTCCGCAACGAGATAGGTGCTGATGGCAATGGGAGGCGCAGATTGGGAGTAGGTGGGGCAGGGTATCATGGGCTTGTGGGTGGTAGAGCAGGTAATAGTGGCTCAGAAGCACTGAGTGGGGAAGGAAACTTGTATGAAACATCTGTGAGCATGCACTGCACAAATGCTGGAGTAGCAGTGCTTGAGGGACCAAAGGAAGGTCCCAGCACGCTCAGCGAAAAAGGCAAACAATACATTGTGGAGCATGTGGACCTGGGAGCCTACTACTATAGGAAGTTCTTCTACCTTAGGG AGCACTGGAACTATTTTGGGATGGACGAGTTACTGGGTCCAGTGGCTGTGAGCCTGCGCAGGGAGAAGCTGGAGGAGGACAAGGAGCACGGCCAGCAGTATAACTACCGTCTTATCTTCAGAACCAGCGAG CTTACCACTCTTCGAGGTTCTATCCTGGAGGATGCAGTGCCTTCCACCTCTAAGCATGGCACCACCCGGGGGCTACCTATCAAGGAGGTACTGGAGTACCTTCTCCCTGAGCTGGATATGTCCTGCCTCAGACTGGCCCTCAACACACCCAAAGTCACTGAGCAGCTGATGAAACTGGATGAACAAGGG CTGAGTTTTCAGGTGAAGGTGGGGGTGATGTATTGCCGAGCGGGCCAGAGCACAGAGGAGGAGATGTACAACAACGAGATAGCCGGTCCTGCCCTGGAAGAGTTCCTCCAACTGTTGGGGGAGAAGGTTCGCCTCAAGGGCTTCACCAAGTACAGAGCCCAGCTGGACACCAAAA CGGATTCCACGGGTACGCACTCCCTGTACACAACTTACAAGGACTATGAGATCATGTTTCATGTGTCAACTCTACTGCCTTACACACccaacaacaaacagcag TTACTGAGGAAACGACACATAGGGAACGACATTGTGACCATCGTGTTCCAGGAGCCTGGTGCTCACCCCTTCACCCCGAAGGCCGTTCGCTCTCACTTTCAACATGTCTTCATCATTGTACGGGTGCACGATCCCTGCTCTGACAACACATGCTACAG TGTGGCTGTCACCCGTTCCCAGGACGTTCCTTCCTTTGGCCCACCAATCCCCAAGGGGGTGACCTTCCCCAAGTCCACTGTCTTCAGGGACTTTCTGTTGGGCAAAGTCATCAACGCTGAGAACGCAGCCCACAAGTCAGATAAGTTTGGTGCCATGGCAACACGCACACGGCAGGAATATCTTCGAGACTTAGCAGAGCGTCACGTGACCAACACTCCTGTAGAACCCTCTGGGAAGTTCCCCTTTATCTCTCTGGCACACAAACGACGGGAGAAGGTGCGTCCATACAGTGGGGCGGAACTACGGAGCCTCGGGGCCGTGACCTGGCAGGTTCATGCTGAAGATCAAGTAGCTGGTGCTGAACGTGAATGCCTGTTGGCCATTTCAAATGACTTCATCATCCTATTGGATCAGGAGGCCAAAGCGGTGGTGTTTAACTGTGCCACACGTGATGTGATTGGTTGGTCAACTGGGAGTCCCGCCTCCATGAAGATCTACTATGAGCGTGGAGAGAGTGTATCTCTGCGCTCCATCAATAACAACACAGAAGACTTTGGAGAGGTTGTCAAGAGACTGGAG CTGTTGACCAAGGGCAGTCAGACCGCAGAGATGACGTTGCGCCGTAACGCCTTGGGCCAACTGGGCTTTCAtgtcaactttgagggcatTGTTGCTGAGGTGGAGCCCTATGGCTATGCTTGGCAGGCTGGGCTCAGGCAGGGCAGCCGATTGGTGGAGATTTGCAAGGTGTCGGTGGCTTCGCTGACTCACGAGCAGATGATCGACCTGCTCAGAACCTCTGTTACTGTCAAGGTGGTCATCATCCCTCCACATGAAGACTCCACACCACGCAG AGGCTGCTCCGAAATCTACCACATGCCACTAGTGGATTACAAGAACCACAAGGAAGGCATGCCCTATGAGTTAAAGTTCCCTTTCCGTCCCAccaacaacaataacaccaaATGGCCACGCACCTCATCCAGCCCTCAAACACGCGCTGCTGGCACAGTAGGAACGCTGATCAAGGCCCCACCTTCAGACTTCAATGACCGTAACTCTGCTGTTATTCCCCGAAGTGTGTCCAGCGACGGGCGGCCCCTCAACCCCAAAAG ATATTCCCCAGGGAACGACAACTACGCTCTCGCCTGCTCTATTGTGATGGGTCGCACACTGCACAACACAAACTCCCCTTCCAGTCTCCCCTACACAGACGCAATGAGCTCCAACCAATGGAGGCAGAAATCTATGCCTGATGG GTTTAATAACAACACCTCCCGGTCCCCTGTGTCATCTATGCGGCACGTGGCAGGTGAAGGGGTCAATGGGATGAAAACGTGTTCTAGCACTGGTGTTGGATGGATCCGAACTGGGGAGGGGGACAAAACCAGTGCAG ACACTGTGGTTTCCAAGGCAGTAATTCCTCGACTCCAACCGCCAGAGCAGGGCAGCCAAATGTCTCCTAACAAAAGCACTAAG CCGGATGCTCCGTATTCATCCAGCCAGTCTAGCAGCAACACACTCTCGAGCAACGCCTCCAGCTCCGCCCACAGCGACGAGAAGTGGTACGAAGTCGGCTCACGTTCAGCAGTGCGGAGCGATCTCGAACTCAACGGATATCTTCAGGGTACCTCCACTGACAGCGGCATCGATGCAACTTCCTTCACTGCCACACAAAGCAGCACAGCTTCCTCCACTGGTGCCTTCAGTGCCAAAGACAAAATCCCATGGCAGGATGACCCAGCATGCAGCCAGAGGGCCTCCGACTCTTCACCTCCGACACCAGACTCTCTCGTTGCCATTGGAGGCAGTGAGATTACAGCAAAGAGTCCATCAGCCTTTCCCCTCGTTCCTGATAGTGGCTCCTACAGCCTCAGTGATGCTGCCTCCCACTCCAG CACACTCAGTTCTGGCCTCTCAGGGAGTCCGATGGATCAGGGGCAAGACGAGGCAGCGGCTGCAGCCACTTCACCCACATCACCAGGGACCAAGAGTTTCTATCCTCGTCAAGGAGCGACTTCGAAGTACTTGATTGGCTGGAGAAAACCTGGGGGAACCGTCAACTCTGtggaatttggaagcactcgcAA ACGGCACCAGAGTGATGGTCTGCTGGGTGGTCAGCCGCAGCTCAGAGCCAATCTCCGGGGTTCCCAGTCGCCCCAGAGGCACACTGCCAAGTCCAGCTTGGAAGAGGATTTGAAGAAGCTCATCACACTTGACAGCCCTCCACCCACTACAAGTGAAGAGAAG CCAATGTTTCCGGGTCCGCTAGCGACTCGTCGCTCCCTCCAGAGAACCCTGTCAGATGAGAGTATTTACAGCAGGCAGAGAGAGCCATCCTCTAGTGGACAGCGTGACACGCCAACTGACCTTCTGTTCAGCTGCTCCACCGTGCCACGCTCTCCCACCAATCGCCATGGACCAAGCCGGCGAGCATCACACAAATCCCTGG GAGACTTGTCAGCCCCAGAGAGCTTAGAGCAGgagcaggagaggaagaggcagCAGCTGCAGGACGCTGTCCTCATGCCGCTGCCTGACACTGGGGCAGATGGCCCGCTGGACTGGGCCCACCTGGTAGATGCTGCCAAGGCCTTCGAGG AGCAGAGGCTGGTCTTCCTAGCAGCCCAAGAGGAGAGCTCTGTGGCTGAGAGTGCAGCAGCCACCAGTCCCCAGCAGGCTGAGCCTCAGGCAGCCCCGCTGAGACAGCCCTCACCTGG AGAGATTCCGGCCTGCCTGATGGGGAAGGTCAGCCAGCTAGAGTCAATGGTGAAGGCACTGCAGGAGGACTTGAAGAAG GAGAAGGATGCCAAGGCATCACTGCAGGCTCAGATCCAGAGCTTGCGGGAGGACAACCAGCGTCTCCTGGAGGAGTCCTACAGCGCCTCAGCCAAGCTCAAGAAGTTCACAGA